From the Ovis aries strain OAR_USU_Benz2616 breed Rambouillet chromosome 10, ARS-UI_Ramb_v3.0, whole genome shotgun sequence genome, the window ttgtggcccacgggcttagttgctccccggCCTGTGGGATCTCTCTGGTTCAGAGATCGGTGTCTCCTGCCGGCAgcttctttaccgttgagccacgagagaagccctACCCAGAGCTTCTTTTTGAATCTTCGTCCATCATCACatcaggagaagaagaagaaaaaaccgTCAAGGCGTCCTGTCAAGAGATCCGCTGCTCCTAGGATTTCTtgaccaaaaagcaaaaaaaccgTGGAGGTTCCGCCTTTGGCAATGAAACTCCCGCCAAACCAGCCCTCCTGCAAATAACTGAACTCTGCataaagtactaaaaaaaaaaaaaataaatcactgtcCGAAAGGTATGACTAGGGAGGAagcattccttcaaaagaaagaaaataaaatcttccctGGGATAtgtgggggctttcctggtggctcagacagtaaagagtctgcctgcaatgcaggagacctgggttctatccctgggttgggaagatccagtggaggagggcatggcaacccactccagtattctggcctgcagaatcccatagacagaggagcctggtgggctacggtccatggggttgcaaagagttggacaggactgaccgactaagcacagcacacaggatgTGTGGGGTCCTCTTTGTGTGGTGCTCTGTTCCATAAATTCCACAAAGGACATGCAGTAGCTGTGCCGGTTTCTCCTCACAGACTCCAGGGCTCTTGTGGGAACCATCTTCTATGATTGCTTATCGCTtccgttgttcagttgctcagtcctgtctggttctttgtgactccatggactgcagcactcaagccttccctgtccttcactatctcccagttcagttcagttgctcagtcgtgtccgactctgtgaccccgtgaatcgcagcacgccaagcttccctgttcatcaccatctcctggagttcacccagactcacgtccatcgagtccgtgatgccatccagccatcccatcctcggtcatccccttctcctcctgcccccaatccctcccagcatcagagtcttttccaatgagtcaactcttcacatgaggtggccaaagtactggagtttcagctttagcatcattccttccaaagaaatcccagggctgatctccttcagaatggactggttggatctccttgcagtccaagggactctcaagagtcttctccaacaccacagttcaaaagcatcaattcttcggccctcatccttcttcacagtccaactctcacatccatacatgaccacaggaaaaaccatagccttggctagacggaccttagtcggcaaagtaatgtctctgcttttgaatatgctatctaggttggtcataacttttcttccaaggagtaagcgtcttttcatttcatggctgcagtcaccatctgcagtgattttggagccccccaaaatagtctgacactgtttccactgtttcccatttatttcccatgaagtgacgggactggatgccatgatcttcgttttctgaatgttgagctttaagccaactttttcactctcctctttcactttcatcaagaggctttttagctcctcttcactttctgccataaggatggtgtcatctgcatatctgaggttattgatatttctccagaaatgattccagcttgtgtttcttccagcccagcgtttctcatgatgtactctgcatagaagtttaataagtaaggtgacaatatacagccttgatgtactccttttcctatttggaaccagtctgttgttccatgtccagttctaactgttgcttcctgagctgcatagttttctcaagaggcaggttaggtggtctgatattcacatctctttcagaattttccacagtttattgtgatccacacagtcaaaggctttggcatagtcaataaagcagaaatagatgttgtgctcaaactcatgtccatcgagtcggtgatgccatccaaacatctcatcttctgttgaccccttctcctcctgccttcagtctttcctggcatcaggtcctttccaatgtatatttttaatttattttttaattgaaggataattgctttacagattcCAGTGTCTTAATCATCAGTTTTTGTTATTCAGTATTTGAGGATGGGTTTTACATAATCATTTTCCTGTAATCTGGGAAAACTATTCTCATTTCTAGTTTTTCACGTAAGTGAAGGGGCAGAGACAATAACTGGTCACATTCCAGCTGGTGACCCAGGGTGGGTTTTATCTATGAAGTGGTCCCTTGGGAGGTGGGCTTACTCTGCTTGGGCACTTGCTTCAAGGGATCTCCCATATCACCTGGAATGGTTTGATTCACCAAGGTCTTCCTTTTGTTTAAATCTTCAACTTCCTTAGATAACCCTCGGTTGTTATTAAACTTTGTTTTCTTCCCCAAAGGCTAGGTGTGCGCCTGAAACTCAGTTTTTCCTGAGACTGATCAGAAGTTAGTTACTATGGGCTATGATTCATTGTGGTGATGCCTGCAGAGTTTTGAGATATATATAcaccatgtgtgtgtgcatgctaagttgcttcagtcatgtctgactctttgtgaccctatggactgtagcccgccaggctcctctgtccatgggattctccaggcaagaacactgaaataggttgccatgccctcctccaggggatcttcctgaccccagtcTTCTAcggctcctgccttgcaggcagattctttaccactgagccaccagggaagcttatataccatacaattcacttacttatttatatctatctatttatatttatttctttattgcttattttgggagaacacacagagaaacagtttGTTTATTTAAGACAGAAACAAGACAGAGATACACGCCCAGAGAGAAAGGGGCATGGGCGTCTTCCCTAATGAGGAGGAGCCCCTTGCACGTATTTAAAGTGTCCAGTTCAGCGGCTCTTACtacattcacaaagttgtgcGTTCATCATCACAATCAGGGACTATTTTCATTCCTCCAGGAAGAAACCCCATCACTGCCAATGTCCTTTCCCCTCACAAGCCCTTAGGTAATCCCTCATCTAATTTCTGTTAGTGTAGCTTTTCCCAATCTGATCATTTCATGTAAAAGGAGTTGCACTCTCTCTGGTCCTTTGttactggcttcttttacttagcataatgctttcagGGTTCACCCATGCTGTAACATGGATCAGTATTTCGTTTCTTCTTATTGTGAAATAGTATTTCATCGTTTGGATAGAATTgagtagtttccttttttttttttttttcagctattatgaGTAGTACTGCTCTGGACATTTGTGTGGACAGACGTCTCCAGTTCTCTTAGATATATTCtgaggagtgaaattgctggatcatatgctaacTTCATGTATAACGTTTAGGGAGCTGTTTTCCAAAGTCACTGGagcattttgcatttccaccagcattgtatgagggttccagtttctccacttCCTTCTTGATCCTTATGATTATCTGTCTTTTCGATTCAAGCCGCTTGGATCaatatgaggtggtatctcactgtggttttgatctgcatttccacGAAGGCTAGCGATgcacatctttttatgtgcttattgatCGTTGCTacatcatctttggagaaatgactgtgcagatattttgcccatctttaaATGGAGTCATTGGTCTTTTTATTAtcctatttgttgttcagtcgctaagtcatctccgactctttgtgaccccatggactgcaacctgccaggcctccctgtcccttactatctcctagagctttcctaagttcatgtccactgaatcagtgatactatccaaccatctcatcctttattatCCCAAAGCATcatttaacaataatttttaacCAGACAGATGGTCAGTGATCACAACTGAAGTGTACAGTAgttgtgaaataaatatttatcgaaTGAAGGCCTGTGAAACACTTAGAATATATGTTTGCATTTTGCAGTGTCTAgtgggttgttgatatttctgtctcctccctctttccttagGAGCCCATTTTTGCAGCTCTCACGTTTTTGCAGAATGCTGTAAACGATTGTCACAGCTGTTTCTCAAGAAATAGAAAGTGTGGCACCCTCTTCCTCACAACAGAACTTTCACAGTTGCGTTCAATGCCTAACGTTGCAGAAGCAGAAGGGGCAGATGATTCTGGAAATGGTGAGCACAAATCCGAGAGAAGGTCTCCCGAAGAGAGCCTGCAAGGTGCCGTTCAATCTTTCTGCACCCGCGCCTCTGGAGAACCCCTGGGTCCCAGAGGGGATGGTCATTATCCGTGGAGCTGTCCAGTGACCCACACTCGGGAGAAGATTTACGCCATCTGTTCAGACTATGCCTTTCTCAACCAGGCCACCTCAATCTATAAAACTCCAAATCCAGCTCGTTCTTGCCTCTCCGATAGTACCTCTTTATCTGCGGCAAATAATTCCTCAAGGTACATTGGCATCTCAGCCAGTACGTCGGACATCATCTACAACGAAGAAAACAGCTTGGAGAACTTATCCAACAGCCTGGGCAAGCTACCTCTCGCGTGGGAAATTGATAAATCTGAATTTGATGGAGTGACCACCAATTTGAAACACAAATCAGGtgaggaaggagcctggaagtTTTCAAGTGAAAATAAGGAGAAAACAAGCAATATCACTTGTTTAAACTTGCAATTAGGCACATTttcttgcaatacaggagacccagttctggaagatcctctggagaatggaatggcaacccactccagtattcttgcctggagaatccccatggacagaggagcctggagggctacagtctgtggagtcacaaaaagatggacacaactgagtgattaacacttccaCTGTGTTGTTTTTCATTATCacttcaggtcagttgctcagtcgtatccagctttTTGCAGccatgtggactgcagcatgccaggcttccctgtccatcaccaactcggagcttgctcaaactcatgtccatcgagtcggtatttcattatagttttaaataataaCGTTGGGTGTAAGACACTTAGTTGATTAATGTGTTGCCATTGGAAATGGCACATTTCAAACTTAACCCTTGTGTTTTGAGAGCTTGGGCCAAATCTGAGTGCTGTTAAACGGAAGTATTACAGCTAAGTACGCAGTAGTTTAGAAGTGGGTAATGAGGTGTCTAGAATAACAtagtatttctgttttgcagCGATGTGAATTCATATTTCCCAGTTAAGCATCTAGTTTTCTTTGTTACTATATAACAGTCTGACTTTTCTGTTGTTAAAAAGTTTTGAACACTCAGCAGGGTCTCCAGGTGCCACCGAGTAGGTTGCCCACAGCACAATGTAAGGGGGTGCAGTGCAGTCTTTACTATCGCAACGTGGTAGTTCTGGAGCACGTACTAATGCCCTTCATGTCTTTCTTTGGAACGCACAGTAAGACTGTAATTTTGTGAGGTAGGTCCTGTTGtcttcattttataggtgaaggaATGGAGGCATAGAGGGGATAAATTTTGGGATACATTTGCACAGCTAGAAAGAGGCAGAAGTCAGGTTCGTATTATTTCTTGGCTTTTCGGATCATTTTGTAAAATCTCTGTCCATCTGCTCGTTCATTGACAAAATCAACTTGTTTCACAGAATATTTTGTAAATTTGTAATTCTTGGGGAGTCATCAGAATTTCACTTTGTGTCTCTATTTGTGGGTGATTGATCCATCATATTTTTTTGGTAGTATCTGTTCAGGTCTCCTAAGATGTGTTGGGAAgtgttctttcttcctgttttctgagGGGTTTTCAGAGGGCTGATGGCACTCTCTAAATACGATGGTAGGGCTGTCTTGTGTGTGCTGTatgggctaagtcacttcggtttgCGTCggtctctttgtgaccttatggacttgtagcctgccaggctcctctgtccatgggattctccaggcaagaatactggagtgggttgccgtgccctcctccaggagaccttcctgacccagggatcacacctgcatctcatgtctcctgcactggcaggcagattctttgccactagtgccattGGGAAGTGTCCTCTCATCCTGTTTTCTGAGCGGTTTTCAGAGGGGTAATAACAGTCTCTAAATACAGTTATGGAGTTGTCTTAATTCCCATAGATTCTGTCAGTTTAGTCTGTGCATTTCATCCACATTGTCAAGGTGTTGACATAAAGCTGTTCCTAACAGTTCCTTTTATCCCTCTAACACCTGTGGGGTCGTTAGTGATAACTCCTTTTTCATCCCCGATGCTGGTAgtttatgtccttttttttttttccctagtggtGGGTGTATCAACTTTGTCTTTTCAaataaccagcttttagctttacTAATTTTCTGaattgtctgtttttgtttcaccGATTTATGCTCTTTACTATTTTGTTCCTcttattttgggtttattttgttctttattttctatcCTCTTGATGCAAGACTTTTCTGTCTTAAGTATTAAATGCTCTAAAATTGCTCACCAAGTACtgttttggggtttccctggtggctctgatggaaaagaatctgcttgcaatgtggaagacccaggttcgattactgggtctggaagatcctctgggggaagAAGTTGCAtatcactccagtatcttgcctggagaatcccatggacagaggggcctggcgggctacagtctctggggtcacaaagagtcagacaccactgagcaactaacactttcactttgagtgCTGTTTTTGCTGAAGACCATAGATTTTAATACACTTTATTTTCAACTGTCATTTAGTTTGAAGTATTTTCCAATTTCCCTTATAATTTCTTCTTCGATAAATACCTTATTTAGAAGTGTGCTATGTTATTTCCATATATTTAGGGTTTTTCTAGGTACCAATGTCTAATTTAGTTCCATTGTGGACAGAGGACATATGACctcagtctttttaaatttttttattaaagtatagttgatttacagtgtcatgCTGTTTCACATGTACAGCTCAGTGGTAgggttgtacatatacatatatatttttcagattctttccccttacaagttattacaaattattgagtatagttccctgtgctatacagtaggtctttatggTTCCAGCTGGTTTTGGGTGCCAGATGGTTTCATTGTAGAGCATCTTGAGTGAAGAAAATGTATCTTCTTCCACGTTTGTTTTCTAAACATGTATCTCTATAATCTATATTGTCTAATTTATGACTGactcatgaaaatgaaatattagcttctatttaatttttatagcagattgattttgtttaaaatgtaataCGTGTGAGAGATTTTAAAGTGCACCtagctaggacttccctggtgatccagaggttaagactttgccCTTCCAATGCCAAGGGCGCAGGTTGGatacctggtcggggaactgagatcccacatgcagtgagatcgaaaataaaaataaagatataaagtgCACATAGCTGTGTGAAATGTTCATGGTGTTTTAGTGAAATGAGGCTTGGATGttaatgaataatattttaatttatattatttttggacTGGGTGATCCactgaatggaaataaaaaagtatAGAAATCAAAGAGTATAAAAATTCCCTTTTGTTTCCCCTTGGTGAGGTTCCCAATTTTCCCTCCCCCCCATAGATAACCACTGTGTTGCCTTTTGTGTCTTTTAGAGAatgtgtgtggtgtctgtgtgtctgtctgtgcacACATATATACCTACTTGCACAGAAAGGAGACTTTGTTTTCCATTCTGGCTCCCGGTGCTAAAGTTGCATTTTAATAATGTACTTGTATGTATCATTCTTAATTCATTTTGTGGTCTCTGTAGGCCTGGAGCTATTTTTAAACATCACATCATCAGATTATTGGATCTGCTGCTTTTACTTTCTCAGCAGAGTAACGTTAGTgtggttttattgttttttagaaaggaaatttGATTTTCTAAATGTGGCTAAGCATTTTGTGATTGATTCTTTTGCTAGCTAAGTGAGTAGTTCAGGGATTAAAATATAAGAACCTGATAGGAAATGACATTCATGGttgtttaaatgtatttttattctctATCCCTTTCTTTAAGGCAGAGGGCATTCTTGAAGATACATACAGTTTTGAATATGTTTGTGAATAGCATTTTTAGACCTAGCTACTTTGATATTTGTTACATAATTAATTGTATTGTTTAGAGAGCTTACTTCATCTTACCTCATTTTTATACTCTTGTGTTCCAGGCAATGGAAAGAAGCAAGTTTCCAAGAAAAAAACATCAgataagaaaggaaaacatcaaaggGAGTGGCCTCAGTATTCTCCTCTTGAAGATATTAAGCAGCGGAAAGTATTAGACCTCAGACGATGGTAATCGCtaaaaattgaccttttttaCCTAACCACAGTACCAC encodes:
- the BIVM gene encoding basic immunoglobulin-like variable motif-containing protein isoform X6; amino-acid sequence: MGTGPPGKKWAKTWAAGWREPIFAALTFLQNAVNDCHSCFSRNRKCGTLFLTTELSQLRSMPNVAEAEGADDSGNGEHKSERRSPEESLQGAVQSFCTRASGEPLGPRGDGHYPWSCPVTHTREKIYAICSDYAFLNQATSIYKTPNPARSCLSDSTSLSAANNSSRYIGISASTSDIIYNEENSLENLSNSLGKLPLAWEIDKSEFDGVTTNLKHKSGNGKKQVSKKKTSDKKGKHQREWPQYSPLEDIKQRKVLDLRRWYCISRPQYKTSCGISSLVSCWNFLYSTMGAGNLPAITQEEALHILGFQPPFEDIRFGPFTGNTTLMRWFRQINDHFHVKGCSYVLYKPHGKNKTAGETASGALSKLTHGLKDESLAYIYHCQNHYFCPIGFEATPVKANKAYSRGPLTPQEVEYWILIGESSRKHPAIHCKKWADIVTDLNTQNPEYLDIRHLERGLQYRKTKKGLFQDSSQ